One genomic segment of Microbacterium sp. ProA8 includes these proteins:
- a CDS encoding CarD family transcriptional regulator, with product MLFEVGETVVYPHHGAATIIEVKDRIIKGETKKYLKLNVTQGDLIIEVPAENVDLVGVRDVIGKEGLDKVFEVLRAPFTEEPTNWSRRYKANLEKLASGDVIKVSEVVRDLWRRDQDRGLSAGEKRMLAKAKQILISELALAEKTDEEKAGVLLDEVLAS from the coding sequence ATGCTTTTTGAGGTTGGCGAGACGGTCGTCTACCCCCACCACGGGGCGGCAACGATCATCGAGGTCAAAGACCGGATCATCAAGGGCGAGACGAAGAAGTACCTGAAGCTCAACGTCACGCAGGGTGATCTCATCATCGAAGTCCCCGCAGAGAACGTCGATTTGGTCGGCGTCCGAGATGTCATCGGCAAGGAGGGTCTCGACAAGGTCTTCGAGGTGCTGCGCGCTCCGTTCACGGAGGAGCCGACCAACTGGTCGCGCCGCTACAAGGCCAATCTCGAGAAACTCGCCTCCGGTGACGTCATCAAGGTCAGCGAGGTCGTGCGCGACCTCTGGCGCCGCGACCAGGACCGCGGCCTGTCGGCCGGAGAGAAGCGGATGCTCGCGAAGGCGAAGCAGATCCTGATCTCCGAGCTCGCCCTCGCGGAGAAGACCGACGAGGAGAAGGCGGGCGTCCTTCTCGACGAGGTCCTCGCGAGCTGA
- a CDS encoding DNA modification methylase has product MISIHRRSGSTRGRSAAAPGTRNRRLIASLAVGTALVLTATGCSMISPQATTIAYSAAEGTNVYDSGPLEVRNALIVANEDGSEGNFVAAIVNRTDDSHTLTIEIGEDGASLTVRVPANTTVSLGSDEDEPLPIEELDALPGTDVTAFFQSGDAEGELASVPVLDGSLDYLSALAP; this is encoded by the coding sequence GTGATCTCGATACACCGCCGCAGCGGTTCTACGCGCGGACGATCCGCGGCGGCACCCGGCACCCGCAATCGCCGGCTGATCGCGTCACTGGCCGTCGGCACCGCTCTGGTCCTCACCGCCACCGGGTGCAGCATGATCTCGCCTCAGGCGACCACCATCGCCTACTCGGCCGCCGAGGGGACCAACGTCTACGACTCCGGCCCCCTCGAGGTGCGCAACGCCCTCATTGTGGCGAACGAGGACGGCTCGGAGGGCAACTTCGTCGCCGCGATCGTCAACCGCACCGACGACTCGCACACGCTCACCATCGAGATCGGCGAGGACGGCGCGTCGCTGACGGTGCGGGTTCCCGCCAACACGACCGTGAGCCTCGGCTCCGACGAAGACGAGCCGCTGCCGATCGAAGAGCTGGACGCCCTGCCCGGCACCGACGTCACCGCGTTCTTCCAGTCCGGCGACGCCGAGGGCGAGCTCGCCTCCGTGCCGGTGCTCGACGGGTCCCTCGACTACCTCTCCGCGCTCGCTCCCTGA
- a CDS encoding response regulator transcription factor, with amino-acid sequence MTRVLIVEDEPDLADPLAYLLRREGYDVEIAEDGPAALTAFRERGADIVLLDLMLPGMPGTEVCRQIRTTSAVPIIMLTAKDSEVDIVVGLELGADDYVTKPYSARELLARMRAVLRRFSQIDADLEDRVLEGGRVVLDIDRHTVAVEGGEINMPLKEFELLEVLMRNAGRVLTRGQLIDRVWGSDYFGDTKTLDVHIKRIRSRIERNPGSPEMLVTVRGLGYRFEG; translated from the coding sequence ATGACCCGCGTCTTGATCGTCGAGGACGAGCCCGACCTGGCCGACCCGCTCGCCTACCTCCTCCGTCGCGAGGGGTACGACGTGGAGATCGCCGAGGACGGCCCGGCCGCCCTCACCGCGTTCCGCGAGCGCGGTGCCGACATCGTGCTGCTGGACCTCATGCTCCCCGGCATGCCGGGCACCGAAGTGTGCCGTCAGATCCGCACCACCTCGGCGGTGCCGATCATCATGCTGACCGCCAAGGACTCCGAGGTCGACATCGTCGTCGGACTGGAGCTCGGCGCCGACGACTACGTCACCAAGCCCTATTCGGCGCGTGAGCTGCTCGCGCGCATGCGGGCGGTGCTGCGGCGCTTCTCCCAGATCGACGCCGACCTCGAGGACCGGGTGCTCGAGGGCGGGCGGGTGGTGCTCGACATCGACCGTCACACGGTCGCGGTCGAGGGCGGCGAGATCAACATGCCGCTCAAGGAATTCGAGCTGCTCGAGGTGCTCATGCGCAACGCCGGCCGGGTGCTCACGCGCGGTCAGCTCATCGACCGGGTGTGGGGGAGCGACTACTTCGGCGACACCAAGACGCTCGACGTGCACATCAAGCGGATCCGCTCACGCATCGAACGGAATCCCGGGTCGCCCGAGATGCTGGTCACGGTGCGCGGCCTCGGCTACCGCTTCGAGGGCTGA
- a CDS encoding ATP-binding protein, with product MDTTQLALLALLAGIIIGGSISAVVVAAMRARDRAQAERSVEIPDGVRGVLHGMDDAALVVDASFTVLAASAAAAAFDLVEGGMLPNDELRALVRRVRTSDSVATESSATETMRLRRGAPPAEPRLVVVRASRISPRLTLFVLRDITERERVEEMRRDFVANTSHELKTPVGAVSLLAEAIESASDDPPQVRIFATRLQAEANRLALLTSRIMNLSRLQASDELPQRDVSVDEVVASALDAHAIQADSAGVEVVRGGARGLYVHGDAQILSEAVGNLIANAIAYSPRGSSVGIGVKAVDRVVEIAVTDRGIGIAEGEQDRVFERFYRADPARARRTGGSGLGLSIVKHAVQRHGGEVRLWSRPGRGSTFTIRLPQIDAPDIQPEPKRPRRKKRPAAAPSPAAPPAAAAPAAASVPPPAEPSVPPPADPGGSAARAARPSAAPAPASAPSAPANPSPPTDTRTPVGPAAGKNLASGRNGDPA from the coding sequence ATGGACACGACGCAGCTCGCGCTGCTCGCCCTCCTCGCGGGGATCATCATCGGCGGTTCGATCTCCGCCGTCGTCGTCGCGGCGATGCGGGCGCGCGACCGCGCGCAGGCGGAGAGGTCCGTCGAGATCCCCGACGGCGTGCGCGGCGTGCTCCACGGGATGGATGACGCGGCGCTCGTCGTCGACGCGTCGTTCACGGTGCTGGCCGCCTCCGCGGCCGCTGCCGCCTTCGACCTCGTCGAGGGCGGCATGCTGCCGAATGACGAGCTGCGCGCCCTCGTGCGCCGCGTGCGGACCAGCGATTCGGTCGCGACCGAATCCAGCGCGACCGAGACGATGCGGCTGCGTCGAGGCGCGCCGCCGGCGGAACCGCGACTCGTGGTCGTGCGGGCATCGCGCATCTCGCCGCGGCTGACGCTCTTCGTGCTGCGCGACATCACCGAGCGCGAGCGGGTCGAAGAGATGCGCCGCGACTTCGTGGCGAACACCAGCCATGAGCTCAAGACTCCGGTGGGCGCCGTGAGCCTGCTCGCCGAGGCCATCGAGTCGGCCTCTGACGACCCGCCTCAGGTGCGCATCTTCGCCACGCGGCTGCAGGCCGAGGCGAACCGCCTGGCACTGCTGACGTCGCGCATCATGAACCTCTCGCGCCTGCAGGCATCCGACGAGTTGCCGCAGCGCGACGTCTCGGTCGACGAGGTCGTCGCGTCGGCGCTCGATGCGCACGCGATCCAGGCCGACTCCGCCGGGGTCGAGGTGGTGCGGGGAGGTGCGCGGGGTCTGTACGTCCACGGTGACGCGCAGATCCTCAGCGAGGCGGTCGGCAACCTCATCGCCAACGCCATCGCGTACTCGCCGCGCGGCTCCAGCGTGGGAATCGGCGTCAAGGCCGTCGACCGCGTCGTGGAGATCGCCGTGACCGACCGCGGCATCGGCATCGCCGAGGGCGAGCAGGACCGCGTCTTCGAGCGCTTCTACCGCGCCGATCCGGCGCGCGCGCGTCGCACCGGCGGCAGCGGCCTGGGGCTCTCGATCGTCAAGCACGCAGTCCAGCGTCACGGCGGCGAGGTGCGGCTGTGGTCGCGCCCCGGGCGCGGCTCGACCTTCACCATCCGCCTGCCGCAGATCGATGCGCCCGACATCCAGCCCGAGCCCAAGCGCCCGCGCCGGAAGAAGCGCCCCGCCGCGGCGCCGTCGCCCGCCGCGCCGCCCGCCGCCGCGGCCCCTGCTGCCGCGAGCGTGCCCCCACCCGCTGAGCCGAGCGTGCCCCCACCTGCCGACCCGGGTGGGTCCGCGGCCCGGGCAGCAAGACCGTCTGCGGCCCCGGCCCCGGCCTCGGCCCCGAGCGCCCCCGCGAACCCGAGCCCGCCCACCGACACCCGAACCCCCGTCGGCCCGGCCGCCGGCAAGAACCTCGCCTCCGGCAGGAATGGAGATCCCGCATGA
- the phoU gene encoding phosphate signaling complex protein PhoU: MREVFHQSLEDVQGRLVEIAELVTVAIDKATRAFGTSDVALAEEVIEADAVIDEKAIELDELAIEILARQQPVARDLRIVVSALRMSASLERMGDIAEHIAQLTRMRFPERAIPKGLKSTFLKMGELDVEAARQLTELLRSQDGDLIDEIRNADDKLDELHVSVFEKVLSDSWQGDPSATVDATLASRYHERFGDHAVSVAKKVAYLSTGDWTTSTDTIDIISPQ; encoded by the coding sequence ATGCGCGAAGTCTTCCACCAGTCCCTCGAGGACGTGCAGGGGCGTCTCGTCGAGATCGCCGAACTCGTCACGGTCGCCATCGACAAGGCGACGCGCGCGTTCGGCACCAGCGACGTCGCTCTGGCGGAGGAGGTCATCGAAGCCGACGCGGTCATCGATGAGAAGGCCATCGAGCTCGACGAGCTCGCCATCGAGATCCTGGCGCGTCAGCAGCCGGTGGCCCGCGACCTGCGCATCGTCGTCAGCGCGCTGCGCATGAGCGCCTCGCTCGAGCGCATGGGCGACATCGCCGAGCACATCGCGCAGCTCACGCGCATGCGCTTCCCCGAGCGGGCCATCCCCAAGGGCCTGAAGTCGACCTTCCTCAAGATGGGCGAGCTCGACGTCGAGGCGGCGCGCCAGCTCACCGAGCTGCTGCGCTCGCAGGACGGCGACCTCATCGACGAAATCCGCAACGCCGACGACAAGCTCGACGAGCTGCACGTCTCGGTGTTCGAGAAGGTGCTCAGCGACAGCTGGCAGGGCGACCCGTCGGCCACCGTCGACGCGACTCTCGCGAGCCGCTACCACGAGCGCTTCGGCGACCACGCGGTGTCGGTGGCGAAGAAGGTGGCCTACCTGTCGACGGGCGACTGGACCACGAGCACCGACACGATCGACATCATCTCGCCGCAGTAG
- a CDS encoding phosphoglyceromutase, whose product MTAPYTLILLRHGQSEWNKTNQFTGWVDVRLTEQGKAEAARGGELLAESGILPDVLHTSVLSRAIQTADIALDTADRLWIPVKRSWRLNERHYGALQGKDKAQTLEEFGNEQFMLWRRSFDVPPPPLAADDQYSQVGDPRYVGIDGEVPDTESLKIVIDRMLPYWHSDIVPDLKAGKTVLVTAHGNSLRGLVKHLDGISDADIAELNIPTGIPLVYRLDENLEPLSPGEYLDPEAAAAGAAAVANQGKA is encoded by the coding sequence ATGACCGCGCCCTATACGCTGATCCTCCTCCGTCACGGCCAGAGCGAGTGGAACAAGACCAACCAGTTCACGGGCTGGGTCGACGTCCGCCTCACCGAGCAGGGCAAGGCCGAGGCTGCGCGCGGTGGCGAGCTGCTGGCCGAGTCCGGCATCCTGCCCGACGTCCTGCACACCTCGGTGCTGAGCCGCGCCATCCAGACCGCCGACATCGCGCTCGACACGGCCGACCGCCTGTGGATCCCGGTCAAGCGCTCGTGGCGCCTGAACGAGCGCCACTACGGCGCTCTCCAGGGCAAGGACAAGGCGCAGACCCTCGAGGAGTTCGGCAACGAGCAGTTCATGCTGTGGCGTCGCTCGTTCGACGTGCCGCCGCCGCCGCTCGCCGCCGACGACCAGTACAGCCAGGTCGGCGACCCGCGGTATGTCGGCATCGACGGCGAGGTGCCCGACACCGAGTCGCTGAAGATCGTGATCGACCGCATGCTGCCCTACTGGCACAGCGACATCGTGCCCGACCTGAAGGCCGGCAAGACGGTGCTTGTGACGGCGCACGGCAACTCGCTGCGCGGCCTGGTCAAGCACCTCGACGGCATCAGCGACGCCGACATCGCCGAGCTCAACATCCCCACCGGCATCCCGCTGGTGTACCGCCTCGACGAGAACCTCGAGCCGCTCAGCCCGGGGGAGTACCTCGACCCCGAGGCCGCTGCCGCGGGGGCTGCCGCTGTCGCGAACCAGGGCAAGGCCTGA
- a CDS encoding class I SAM-dependent methyltransferase, which produces MARGPVGQITRGTTGTNRLRRVDRWIARQPALRRATDPLVVDLGYGASGVTALELHSRLALVRPDVEVLGLEIDPARVARARAQLGQVRAGETSFAPDSRVSFARGGFEVPVAGGRRPAVVRAFNVLRQYDEDEVAVAWATMAGRLAPDGLLVEGTCDEIGRIATWAAIGSDAAPRTLTVSLRLAGLQHPSVAAERLPKALIHRNIPGERVHAYLAALDAEWERAASVSPFGPVHRWRTALSALVAGGWPILERSRWRLGEVTVPWSAVAPR; this is translated from the coding sequence ATGGCGCGGGGACCGGTCGGGCAGATCACGCGCGGCACGACCGGGACCAACCGGCTGCGGCGCGTGGATCGCTGGATCGCGCGGCAGCCCGCTCTCCGCCGGGCCACCGACCCGCTGGTGGTCGACCTCGGCTACGGCGCCAGCGGAGTCACCGCGCTGGAGCTGCACTCGCGCCTCGCCCTGGTCCGCCCGGACGTCGAGGTGCTCGGTCTCGAGATCGACCCCGCCCGGGTGGCGCGGGCCCGCGCGCAGCTCGGTCAGGTACGCGCGGGTGAGACGTCATTCGCGCCCGACTCGCGCGTGTCGTTCGCCCGCGGTGGATTCGAGGTGCCGGTCGCGGGCGGGCGCCGGCCCGCCGTCGTACGGGCCTTCAACGTGCTGCGGCAGTACGACGAGGACGAGGTCGCCGTGGCCTGGGCGACCATGGCCGGCCGCCTCGCGCCCGACGGCCTTCTGGTGGAGGGCACCTGCGACGAGATCGGGCGCATCGCGACGTGGGCGGCGATCGGGTCCGACGCGGCACCCCGGACGCTGACCGTGTCGCTGCGACTGGCCGGGCTGCAGCATCCGTCCGTCGCCGCGGAGCGGCTTCCCAAAGCGCTCATCCACCGCAACATCCCCGGGGAGCGGGTGCACGCGTATCTGGCCGCGCTCGACGCCGAGTGGGAGCGCGCGGCGAGCGTCTCGCCGTTCGGTCCGGTGCATCGGTGGCGCACGGCGCTCTCGGCGCTCGTCGCCGGCGGTTGGCCGATCCTCGAGCGGTCGCGATGGCGCCTGGGCGAGGTCACCGTCCCTTGGAGCGCCGTCGCCCCGCGCTGA
- a CDS encoding FUSC family protein: MSGDGDTAAITQTVPTGWRARLDLRPHLARVRGSAIAIVQITLAATAAWAFAHYVVGHPAPLLAATVTISSLGLVRDARPRRVLETVVGMLVGILVAEGFVVVVGPGWWQLALALGVTLVVARFLSPYPPFAIMAGIQASIVMSLPASQPFSRLIDGIIGGVAALLVTALIPRNPRREEARDGHAVFAAADAAARTIVQALRRGDAMRATRGLEKARAIAPRIDEWRASLESGLAVAGFSPWLRPQRAELRRHQAVLQAMDFATRNLRVVARRAVYLCDDGGRRPVPAELLAELMRAAALVGESLDDISLQPAAREAVRAVAVRLDPAQILPDGSQGEQNLLTALRPLAVDLLTATGMSSAEARAVLPRV; this comes from the coding sequence GTGAGCGGCGACGGCGACACCGCCGCGATCACGCAGACCGTCCCGACGGGCTGGCGCGCCCGGCTCGACCTCCGGCCGCACCTGGCCCGCGTCCGCGGGTCCGCGATCGCGATCGTGCAGATCACGCTGGCCGCGACCGCGGCGTGGGCCTTCGCCCACTATGTGGTGGGGCATCCGGCACCGCTCCTCGCGGCGACCGTCACGATCTCGAGCCTGGGCCTCGTGCGCGACGCCCGTCCTCGCCGCGTGCTCGAGACGGTCGTCGGGATGCTGGTGGGCATCCTGGTCGCCGAGGGGTTCGTCGTCGTCGTCGGGCCGGGGTGGTGGCAGCTGGCGCTCGCGCTCGGCGTGACGCTCGTGGTCGCGCGGTTCCTGTCCCCGTATCCGCCCTTCGCGATCATGGCCGGCATCCAGGCGTCCATCGTGATGTCGCTGCCGGCGTCGCAGCCTTTCTCTCGGCTCATCGACGGGATCATCGGCGGCGTGGCAGCCCTGCTGGTGACGGCGCTGATTCCACGCAATCCCCGCAGGGAAGAGGCACGCGACGGGCACGCCGTGTTCGCCGCGGCCGATGCCGCCGCGCGCACCATCGTGCAGGCGCTCCGCCGCGGCGATGCGATGCGGGCGACGCGTGGCCTCGAGAAGGCACGGGCGATCGCCCCGCGCATCGACGAGTGGCGTGCGTCGCTGGAGTCGGGGCTCGCGGTGGCCGGCTTCTCGCCCTGGCTGCGGCCGCAGCGCGCCGAGCTGCGGCGCCATCAGGCGGTGCTGCAGGCCATGGACTTCGCCACGCGCAACCTCCGCGTGGTGGCGCGGCGGGCGGTGTACCTGTGCGACGACGGCGGACGGCGTCCCGTGCCCGCCGAGCTGCTGGCGGAGCTGATGCGGGCGGCCGCCCTCGTTGGCGAGAGCCTCGACGACATCTCGCTGCAGCCCGCGGCGCGCGAGGCCGTTCGCGCGGTGGCCGTGCGTCTGGACCCCGCGCAGATCCTGCCGGACGGCTCGCAGGGCGAGCAGAACCTGCTCACCGCGCTGCGCCCGCTCGCGGTGGATCTGCTGACCGCGACCGGCATGTCGTCGGCCGAGGCGCGTGCCGTGCTGCCCCGGGTGTGA
- a CDS encoding glycine cleavage T C-terminal barrel domain-containing protein, whose product MTDPFAAVPGAVVDDAGLQHVGSPLVEQRRLAAGAALAPRHDRVVIAVPGEDRLTWLDSLSSQALARLAPGVSTELLILDPQGHVEHAASVVDDGETTWLIADRADVEGLFGWLRKMRFRLRVDPRIADDEYAIVGGTAAALERISPASPSGVPLVWRDPWPAVAPGGYAYSPVDPHPGADRDWAEAIVTREEELRIADAATRGELELAGIAAAEALRVAAWRPRWSTDVDERALPHELDWLRTAVHLEKGCYRGQETIAKVHNLGHPPRRMVALQLDGSDSVLPEHGAAVRLGDTEVGIVTSAALHYEEGPIALAVVRRTTPVDAPLTVDTADGPVAAAQETVVPPDAGATANVPRITRLSRRAAAQ is encoded by the coding sequence ATGACTGACCCGTTCGCGGCCGTTCCGGGCGCCGTCGTCGACGACGCGGGACTGCAGCACGTCGGCAGCCCCCTCGTCGAGCAGCGCCGCCTCGCCGCCGGTGCGGCGCTCGCACCACGCCACGACCGCGTGGTCATCGCCGTGCCCGGCGAAGACCGCCTGACCTGGCTGGACTCGCTGTCCTCGCAGGCGCTTGCGCGCCTCGCACCCGGCGTGAGCACCGAGCTGCTCATCCTCGATCCGCAGGGACACGTCGAGCACGCCGCATCCGTGGTCGACGACGGCGAGACCACGTGGCTCATCGCCGATCGCGCCGACGTCGAGGGCCTCTTCGGCTGGCTCCGCAAGATGCGCTTCCGGCTGCGCGTCGACCCTCGCATCGCCGACGACGAGTACGCGATCGTCGGCGGCACCGCGGCGGCGCTCGAGCGCATCTCGCCCGCCTCGCCGTCGGGAGTCCCGCTCGTGTGGCGCGACCCGTGGCCCGCGGTCGCGCCCGGCGGTTACGCCTACTCTCCGGTCGATCCCCACCCCGGCGCCGATCGCGACTGGGCCGAGGCGATCGTGACGCGCGAGGAGGAGCTGCGCATCGCGGATGCCGCGACCCGCGGCGAGCTCGAACTCGCCGGCATCGCGGCGGCCGAGGCGCTGCGCGTCGCCGCCTGGCGTCCGCGCTGGAGCACCGACGTCGACGAGCGGGCGCTGCCGCACGAACTGGACTGGCTGCGCACCGCCGTCCATCTCGAGAAGGGCTGCTACCGCGGCCAGGAGACCATCGCGAAGGTGCACAACCTCGGCCACCCGCCGCGGCGGATGGTGGCGCTGCAGCTCGACGGGTCGGACAGTGTGCTGCCCGAGCACGGCGCGGCCGTGCGCCTCGGCGACACCGAGGTGGGCATCGTCACGTCGGCGGCGCTGCACTACGAGGAGGGTCCCATCGCGCTCGCGGTGGTGCGCCGCACGACGCCCGTCGACGCGCCGCTGACGGTCGACACCGCCGACGGCCCGGTCGCCGCCGCCCAGGAGACGGTGGTGCCGCCCGACGCCGGTGCCACGGCCAACGTGCCGCGGATCACGCGGCTGTCGCGGCGCGCGGCGGCGCAGTAG
- a CDS encoding FABP family protein: MLDIPTDLPAELVPLSWLIGVWEGTGVIDYGDHAYTGEFTHRVSFSHDGGDYLNYSAEAWFHSADDPEARTRLVAELGYWRLVLPATEADAGPGLLPALAPAVARTADDIERLRNSDGGFDIEVALVHADGVSELYLGQIKGPRIDIATDAVVRPASAKNYAAATRMYGLVDGHLLWAWDIAALGFELGAHASARLARVE, encoded by the coding sequence GTGCTCGACATCCCGACCGACCTTCCTGCGGAGCTCGTCCCGCTGTCGTGGCTCATCGGCGTGTGGGAGGGCACCGGCGTCATCGACTACGGCGACCACGCGTACACCGGCGAGTTCACGCACCGCGTGAGCTTCAGCCATGACGGCGGCGACTACCTCAACTACTCCGCCGAAGCCTGGTTCCACAGCGCCGACGACCCCGAGGCGCGCACGCGCCTGGTGGCCGAGCTGGGGTACTGGCGTCTCGTGCTCCCGGCGACCGAAGCCGACGCGGGCCCGGGTCTGCTGCCGGCGCTCGCACCCGCTGTCGCGCGCACGGCGGATGACATCGAGCGGCTGCGCAACAGTGACGGCGGCTTCGACATCGAGGTGGCCCTCGTCCATGCCGACGGCGTGAGCGAGCTGTACCTCGGCCAGATCAAGGGCCCTCGCATCGACATCGCGACCGACGCCGTCGTGCGTCCGGCGAGCGCAAAGAACTACGCCGCGGCGACCCGCATGTACGGCCTCGTCGACGGCCACCTGCTGTGGGCGTGGGATATCGCGGCCCTCGGCTTCGAGCTCGGCGCGCACGCGTCGGCACGCCTTGCCCGGGTCGAATGA
- a CDS encoding response regulator transcription factor — MAQLLVLSSTHGGGPVLPSLELLSHRVRLIPAEPAQLVNAPSADIIFVDARVDLVGAKSLCKILNTTGLDAPLLLIVTEGGLTAVSPDWGVDDVILYTAGPAEVDARIRLAVGRQSAEQVSTRIQTSGITIDESSYSAKVHGRPLDLTYKEFQLLHFFATHPSRVFTREQLLSEVWGYDYFGGTRTVDVHVRRLRAKLGDMEQLIGTVRNVGYRFNVYEDEPEPAPRERTGA, encoded by the coding sequence TTGGCACAGCTCCTGGTTCTCAGTTCCACGCACGGAGGCGGCCCCGTGCTGCCCTCGCTCGAACTGCTGAGCCACCGCGTGCGCCTGATTCCCGCGGAGCCCGCTCAGCTGGTCAACGCCCCGAGCGCCGACATCATCTTCGTCGACGCCCGCGTGGACCTCGTGGGTGCGAAGTCGCTGTGCAAGATCCTCAACACGACGGGCCTCGACGCCCCCCTGCTGCTCATCGTGACGGAGGGCGGGCTCACCGCCGTCTCGCCCGATTGGGGCGTCGACGACGTGATCCTCTACACGGCAGGCCCCGCCGAGGTGGACGCGCGCATCCGGCTCGCGGTCGGACGCCAGTCGGCCGAGCAGGTGTCGACCCGCATCCAGACCTCGGGCATCACCATCGACGAGTCCTCGTACTCGGCCAAGGTGCACGGGCGGCCGCTCGACCTGACGTACAAGGAGTTCCAGCTCCTGCACTTCTTCGCCACCCATCCCTCTCGCGTGTTCACGCGCGAGCAGCTGCTGAGCGAGGTCTGGGGCTACGACTACTTCGGTGGAACGCGCACCGTCGACGTCCACGTCCGGCGCCTGCGCGCCAAGCTGGGCGACATGGAGCAGCTCATCGGCACGGTGCGCAACGTGGGCTACCGCTTCAACGTGTACGAGGACGAGCCCGAGCCCGCTCCCCGCGAGCGCACCGGCGCCTAG